The Cervus elaphus chromosome 12, mCerEla1.1, whole genome shotgun sequence DNA window GGTTGAAAAGAAGCAGTCTCATAGCCAAGTGCACTGGGAACCTGTGAGAGCTACCAACAACTCAGGCAGAGAAAGTGATGACTCCACAGCTCTCCATGAAGGAGGGAGACTGGGTGATTTCCCCCTTGTGGCAGACTCCAGTAGTGGAAGGAGCAACAACTGAGTGGCCCGGACACCCAGGGTCTGGTCTCAGTCAGACACTAACAGATGCCAGGAGCCggtcacttaacttctctaagaCTCAGGGTGCCTTCCTGTAAAAGGCAGGGGTTTCATTAGGTCAGGGATGGCCATTGGATGACACATACACCCTCACATCACCTCCCTCAAGCCTTTGGTGGAGACCACTGCTCCATCACATCACTGTTTAGGCATTTTTCTACAGCATTCTAGGCAGGCATTTCCACTTAGAGTTGGTCCACAAGCTGAAATCTACTTATCAGCCCCTCATTTGGTGATCTCTGAAGTCCTTTCTAGCCTCTGAAAAGAGAGTTCCAAGTTTCCAAGTGAGAGAGAACCATCTTTCTGATTTGGCAATAGCTcctcaaaaaaaggaaaatggggaCCTCCCTAGTGGCacttcctgtcaatgcaggggatgtgagttcgatcactgggtcaggaagattccacatgccctggagcagctaagcctatgcaccacaaccactgaagcccttaTGCATGGGGATAGCATCAGTAATTCAGGTGGTTGCAAGTGTGTTTTATTGAAAGTAGCAGTGATTTGGTTAACATGGGTCCCCTATTACAACCCACTCCTCACCCCCCAAACTACACAGGGGCAAGCCTCAGGCcacgggagtgtgtgtgtgttggataaGAGCCCTAACTAGCTTGAGTTATTACCCTCATGCCAGGGAAACatggtgtggggggtggggggtggtgtgtgtgtggtgggagttGCAGGGATAAAAGCCTTAACTAACTTGAGTTATTGCTCCCAGGGCAAGCAAACATGAGGGAGAGGCAGATGCCTTTGTGATGAAGTGGCAAATCTTGCTGCATCTTGCTCTACACTGAAGCACCAAAGTGGACTGACACGTATGGTTTTCCTTGACAAGCCACTATGATGTGTTTCTCCGCCCGGGTGGTCTTGTAGGCACAGTTGGGGTACTTGGAGCTGCCAGTCTCTCGGCACTCTGTAACGTGCATGGCGGAGTTGCTCTGGTAGGAGCTGGACTGCCCATTCTTGCAGGCGACTTTCTTCTGGGAGCACACGGCCTTGATATTGGCCAGGGACTCGTGCACAAAGGTGTCCACTGGCCTGCATTTCCCCTGGGTCATCTTCCGGCAGGACATCATCAGGTTGCAGTAGTTGGAGCTGCTGCTGGAGGAGCTGCCAGAGTCCGTGTACTGCCTCCAGACAGCAACTTGGCGGCCGCAGATTCCTTGCCCAGGGAAGGCTGGGCCCAcaccagcagcagcaccaggaCCAGCAGTGGTAACGCGACTAGAGACTTCAGAGCCATGATGACCTCACTCCCCTGGAGGAACTGGAATGAGaaaagggggagaggagggaaagCATCGCCTTAGAAAGGGAACCCCAGCTCCCACCTGTAGCCTCCCTGGCTTACAGTCGACCAGAAAGATGTCCCTGTTCCTAAGAGCTTTTCTAGGTAAGGAGACACTCACATATACTCTTCCCACAAACATTTGACTCCCACTTCCTACAGAGGGGTTATCCTCCTCTCTAGATGGTGACCTCAGAAATGACCTAAAATCCTAGCAGTCTTGTCTTTGAATACAGAAAGTTTTTTGATATGAAATATATTTGGAAGATAAAATACACTCATGCAGctcttttagttcagttcagttcagttcagtcgctcagtcgtgtccgactctttgtgaccccatgaatcacagcacaccaggcctccctgtccatcaccatctctcggaatttactcaaactcatgcccattgagtcggtgatgccatccagccatttcatcctctgtcagccccttctcctcctgcccccaatccctcccagcatcagggtcttttccaatgagtcaactcttcgcatgaggtagccaaagtactggagtttcagcttcagcatcagtccttccaatgaacacccaggactgatctcctttaggatggactggttggatctccttgcagtccaagggactctcaagagtcttctccaacaccactgttcaaaagcatcaattttttggcactcagctttcttcacagtccaactctcacatccatacatgaccactggaaaaaccatacccttgaccagacgaacctttgttggcaaagtaatgtctctgctttttaatatgctatctaggttggtcctaactttccttccaaggagtaagcgtcttttaatttcatggctgcaatcaccatctgcagtgattttggagcccccaaaaataaagtctggcactgtttccactgtctccccatctatttcccatgaggtgatgggaccagatgccatgatcttagtttcctgaatgttaagctttaagccaatttttcattctcctctttcgctttcatcaagaggctttttagttcctcttcactttctgccataagggtgatgtcatctgcatatctgaggttattgagatttctcctggcaatcttattccagcttgtgcttcttccagcccagcatttctcatgatgtactctgcatataagttaaatcagcagagtaacaatatacagccttgatgtactccttttcctatttggaaccagtctgttgttccatgtccagttctaactgtttcttcctgacctgcatataggtttctcaagaggcaggtcagatgttctggtattcccatctctttcagaattttccacagtttgccaGACAGCAGTTATTCTTCTCCTTGCTGGGTGCCcttagggctcaccagctcacatgGGAGAGCTAAAATCACTGGTGACTGTGACATCCATGTTTACAtccatgtatacacacacacacacacacacaaacacatatattgCAGGGAGAAGTCAATTCCGACTCCATGtaggaactgtttctttgacttgattTTGTTATTATGATCATATATAaaggcctgcctcagagaatcctgcccctctgcctgactgttagaATAAAGTGccttgttcagaaccctgtctaCCAATaaatggcaggaaggaagaaattaacacatcgcCCTGCCTGAGACTTGCCATTCTAGAAATacttgcaagattaatggcctttttaccttgcttattcaccctcccccatctctgatccataaagaAACCTGACATCCTGATCAAAggaatataattattttgagacaATAGTCAACCATTTTCTCAGTCAGCCaacttttcaaataaagtcatattctttGACTCAATGCCTCATCTcttggattcattggcctgtcgTGCAGTGAGCTGCATGAAGcccaagctgtaatcaagattgccgggagaaatatcaataacctcagatatgcagatgacaccacccttatggcagaaagtgaagaagaactaaagagcctcctgatgaaagtgaaaaaggagagtgaaaaagttggcttaaagctcagcattcagaaaactaaaagcatggcatccactcccatcacttcatggcaaatagacagggaaacaatggaaacgatgagagactttatttctttgggctccaaaatcactgcagatggtgactgcagccctgaaatgaaaagacagccgctccttggaaga harbors:
- the LOC122704587 gene encoding LOW QUALITY PROTEIN: seminal ribonuclease-like (The sequence of the model RefSeq protein was modified relative to this genomic sequence to represent the inferred CDS: deleted 2 bases in 1 codon) produces the protein MALKSLVALPLLVLVLLLVWAQPSLGKESAAAKLLWRQYTDSGSSSSSSSNYCNLMMSCRKMTQGKCRPVDTFVHESLANIKAVCSQKKVACKNGQSSSYQSNSAMHVTECRETGSSKYPNCAYKTTRAEKHIIVACQGKPYVSVHFGASV